In the genome of Raphanus sativus cultivar WK10039 chromosome 4, ASM80110v3, whole genome shotgun sequence, one region contains:
- the LOC108835322 gene encoding LOW QUALITY PROTEIN: cytochrome P450 71B17-like (The sequence of the model RefSeq protein was modified relative to this genomic sequence to represent the inferred CDS: deleted 1 base in 1 codon) translates to MAISLLCLFLITCITWLIFVGKKISRSKWNLPPSPPEFPIIGSLHQVGELPHRSLQRLAQRAGQVILVHLGFIPVTVISSKEAAEEVLKTHDLDCCSRPKLVGTRLISRDFKDIGFTPYSEEWKERRKFLVREVLCLKKVQSFGYIREEECNLLVKKLSESAVDQSPVDLSKTLFWLTASIVFRVAFGHSFHESQLIDKEKVDELIFEAETAQASFTCSDFFPIWGFGWLFDWLSGQHKRLHDVFFNLDSLFQRVIDDHMHPGRSKDQRDITDMMLDAMHKQDKDDSLKLTLDHIKGFLTNIFIAGIDTGALTMIWAMTELARNPNVMKKLQDHIRDHFGNNKERITEEDIGKVPYMNLVIKETFRLHPVVPLLLPRETMAHVKVQGYDIPPKRRILINAWAIARDPNIWKNPEEFIPERFIDSPVDYRGQHFELIPFGSGRRMCPGMAMGIATVELGLLNLLYFFDWKLPDGMTERDIDVEEGGTLTIVKKVPLKLVPVRVQ, encoded by the exons atggcaaTCTCTTTGCTCTGCCTTTTTCTCATAACCTGCATCACTTGGTTGATCTTTGTCGGCAAGAAGATCAGTCGCTCTAAATGGAATCTT CCACCAAGCCCTCCAGAGTTTCCGATCATCGGAAGCTTACACCAAGTTGGAGAGTTGCCTCACAGGTCACTCCAACGTCTAGCCCAAAGAGCAGGACAAGTTATACTTGTCCACTTAGGTTTCATCCCTGTAACTGTAATCTCATCTAAAGAAGCAGCTGAAGAAGTCCTCAAAACTCATGACCTAGACTGTTGCAGCAGGCCTAAGCTTGTCGGAACGAGGCTAATCTCTAGAGATTTTAAAGATATCGGTTTTACACCATACAGTGAAGAGTGGAAAGAGCGACGTAAGTTCTTGGTGCGTGAGGTATTATGTTTGAAAAAGGTTCAATCTTTTGGATATATCAGAGAGGAAGAGTGTAACTTGCTAGTCAAGAAACTATCCGAGTCTGCGGTCGATCAATCTCCAGTAGATTTGAGCAAAACCCTTTTCTGGCTAACAGCGAGTATCGTGTTTAGAGTTGCCTTCGGTCATAGCTTCCATGAGAGCCAGCTTATAGACAAAGAAAAGGTCGACGAGCTTATATTTGAAGCAGAGACAGCTCAAGCTAGTTTCACTTGCTCTGATTTTTTCCCTATCTGGGGATTTGGGTGGCTCTTTGACTGGCTTTCAGGACAACACAAGAGGCTCCACGATGTTTTTTTCAATCTCGATTCTCTGTTCCAACGCGTGATCGATGATCATATGCATCCAGGAAGATCGAAAGATCAAAGGGATATCACTGACATGATGTTGGATGCAATGCATAAACAAGACAAAGATGATTCCTTGAAGCTCACGTTAGATCATATCAAGGGGTTTCTCACG aatATATTCATCGCAGGGATAGACACAGGAGCCCTCACTATGATATGGGCAATGACAGAACTCGCGAGAAACCCTAACGTGATGAAGAAACTTCAAGACCATATCCGTGACCACTTTGGCAACAACAAAGAGAGAATCACTGAAGAAGACATCGGTAAAGTTCCTTACATGAACCTCGTGATCAAGGAGACATTCAGATTACACCCTGTAGTTCCTCTTCTGCTTCCAAGGGAGACAATGGCTCACGTTAAAGTTCAAGGCTATGATATTCCTCCAAAGAGACGGATCTTGATCAACGCTTGGGCGATAGCAAGAGATCCAAATATATGGAAAAACCCCGAAGAGTTTATCCCCGAGAGGTTTATCGACAGCCCTGTGGATTATAGAGGACAGCATTTCGAGCTCATACCGTTTGGCTCTGGTAGAAGAATGTGTCCCGGGATGGCTATGGGGATCGCTACCGTTGAGTTGGGACTCTTGAACTTACTTTACTTCTTCGACTGGAAGTTGCCTGATGGGATGACGGAGAGAGACATCGATGTAGAAGAAGGAGGTACTCTTACAATCGTCAAGAAAGTACCTCTCAAGCTGGTCCCAGTTCGAGTTCAATGA